A part of Ooceraea biroi isolate clonal line C1 chromosome 10, Obir_v5.4, whole genome shotgun sequence genomic DNA contains:
- the LOC109611168 gene encoding uncharacterized protein LOC109611168, whose amino-acid sequence MLEVRGEGALPLEVPRIERGKLNFAELRGADSAGATWAPICVRQIVAGNCNVIQHKIELTDSRPIKQTPRRIPLHLRAEVDKIIEGMKEQGVIEESQSPWVSPAVMVKKKDGTIRFCVDYRKLNDVTVKDSYPLPRIDDILDQLAGNTWFTTLDLKSGYWQVSLASKDKEKTAFSIGRGLWQFTVMPFGLYNAPATFERLMEKVLHGLLMRVCFVYLDDVIIYGKTFEEMLENLRKVFQRIRAANLKVNPKKCAFLRREVKYLGHVASAQGIVTDPEKISAVVTWPPPRTRKQVQDGAERVIAYFSRVFSKTERNYCITRRELLAVVDAVKSFHHYLYGRRSGKAHTNADRLSRRPYEEAACRYCEKVESRERSNRDRNIGRIVFSEDSRSEWRTDQLRDSIISMFVRAKEIDQRPSWQEIAPNEDAAKIYWSHWDALILEGGVLYKRWVSSNPEGSKLQIIVPRGRIAEILEEAHDSPTGGHFGVNKTLAKIRQRYYWATCKSDVEDWCAS is encoded by the exons ATGTTGGAAGTGCGGGGCGAAGGGGCACTTCCGCTCGAAGTGCCCAGAATTGAGCGGGGGAAACTGAATTTTGCCGAGCTGCGCGGGGCCGACTCGGCGGGCGCGACTTGGGCCCCGATTTGCGTTAGACAG ATTGTTGCAGGAAATTGTAATGTCATCCAGCATAAAATTGAGCTAACGGACTCTAGACCCATAAAACAAACTCCTCGACGTATACCATTGCATTTGAGAGCAGAAGTGGACAAAATTATTGAGGGCATGAAAGAGCAAGGAGTAATCGAGGAGTCTCAGAGTCCTTGGGTATCACCTGCAGTGATGGTAAAAAAGAAGGATGGTACGATTCGCTTCTGTGTGGATTATAGGAAATTAAATGATGTCACGGTGAAAGATTCCTATCCGCTACCGAGAATTGACGATATTTTGGATCAGCTGGCGGGTAATACATGGTTCACCACGCTTGACCTTAAAAGCGGGTATTGGCAGGTAAGCCTTGCTTCAAAGGATAAGGAAAAGACCGCCTTTTCTATTGGTAGGGGTTTGTGGCAGTTCACGGTAATGCCGTTCGGTTTATATAATGCTCCCGCGACGTTCGAACGTTTGATGGAAAAAGTACTGCATGGGTTACTTATGAGAGTTTGTTTCGTGTATCTCGACGATGTGATTATTTATGGGAAGACTTTCGAGGAAATGTTAGAAAATTTGAGGAAAGTTTTTCAAAGAATTCGCGCCGCGAATTTGAAAGTCAATCCGAAGAAGTGCGCTTTTCTTAGGAGGGAGGTAAAATACCTCGGTCATGTCGCATCGGCTCAAGGAATTGTCACAGACCCGGAAAAGATTTCAGCGGTTGTCACTTGGCCGCCTCCGAGAACAAGGAAGCAG GTACAAGACGGAGCTGAGAGAGTAATTGCTTATTTTAGTCGCGTTTTTAGTAAGACTGAAAGGAATTACTGCATCACCCGGCGGGAACTTTTGGCAGTAGTGGATGCGGTGAAATCATTCCATCACTATCTATATGGACGAAG GAGCGGGAAGGCTCATACGAATGCGGACAGGCTCTCGAGGCGGCCATATGAAGAGGCGGCTTGCCGCTATTGTGAGAAAGTGGAAAGTCGAGAAAGGAGCAATAGAGACAGGAATATAGGTCGTATTGTGTTTTCGGAGGACAGTCGATCGGAATGGCGAACGGACCAATTGCGTGACTCGATTATCTCCATGTTCGTGCGAGCCAAGGAGATCGACCAGCGTCCTAGTTGGCAGGAGATTGCTCCGAATGAGGACGCAGCAAAAATTTATTGGTCACATTGGGACGCCTTAATTCTCGAGGGTGGAGTTCTCTACAAAAGATGGGTGTCCTCAAATCCGGAGGGTAGTAAGCTACAAATCATCGTTCCGCGTGGAAGGATTGCGGAGATCTTAGAGGAGGCTCATGATTCTCCGACGGGAGGGCATTTTGGCGTCAACAAGACCTTGGCGAAGATTCGACAACGATACTATTGGGCTACTTGTAAATCGGATGTAGAAGACTGGTGTGCTTCTTGA